A single genomic interval of Pyrus communis chromosome 5, drPyrComm1.1, whole genome shotgun sequence harbors:
- the LOC137735573 gene encoding elongator complex protein 6-like, with amino-acid sequence MDQGGGLLDEALGNLSRRVVLLEDCVDTSAAFVLHHILKRSLSQPPHSTSNAVVFVAFAHPFSHYDRILRRLGCNLAAQRDNDRFFFLDMLMDCPDEGKNSDCGLMSLYGKIQKIISALAQENICVTVMIDDISLMEVAAKGSTNLVLDFLHYCHTLISEFGCSLVMLNHKDIYSSTAKPTLILQMEYLADILITAEPLATGLASDVHGQLTVENRGIYDGHEGSRNKVANFQFKVKEISVEYFYPGSRT; translated from the exons ATGGATCAAGGAGGAGGCTTATTGGACGAAGCGCTAGGAAATCTCAGTCGCCGCGTTGTGCTCCTCGAAGACTGCGTCGACACCAGCGCCGCTTTCGTCCTCCACCACATTCTCAAGCGCTCTCTCTCTCAGCCTCCCCACTCCACCTCCAACGCCGTCGTTTTTGTCGCCTTCGCCCACCCCTTCTCTCACTACGATCGCATCCTCCGAAGACtt GGTTGCAATTTGGCTGCACAGAGGGACAATGATAGATTCTTTTTTCTTGACATGCTTATGGACTGCCCAG ACGAAGGAAAAAACAGTGATTGTGGACTAATGTCTTTGTATGGGAAAATCCAAAAGATTATAAGTGCCTTAGCTCAAGAGAACATCTGTGTCACTGTTATGATTGACGATATTTCCCTCATGGAGGTGGCTGCTAAGGGATCTACAAATCTTGTGCTAGACTTTCTGCATTACTGCCATACTTTAATATCAGAATTC GGATGTTCCTTAGTCATGCTCAATCACAAGGATATCTATTCAAGCACGGCAAAGCCTACCCTTATTTTACAAATGGAGTATCTAGCAGACATTCTGATAACGGCAGAACCGTTGGCCACTGGTTTAGCCTCAGATGTGCACGGGCAG TTGACAGTTGAGAACAGGGGGATTTATGATGGGCATGAGGGATCGAGAAACAAAGTggctaattttcaattcaaagtgAAGGAAATTAGTGTCGAATATTTCTATCCCGGTAGCAGGACTTGA
- the LOC137735022 gene encoding probable serine/threonine-protein kinase PBL7, with protein sequence MSWFLCSGELSSKAAKKKKIKKNKPEDQISSISEKLKENSGLSVKEASKDGGSGHIAAHTFTFRELAVATKNFRADCILGEGGFGQVYKGRLESTNQVVAIKQLDSNGLQGNREFLVEVLMLSLLHHPNLVNLVGYCADGDQRLLVYEYMPLGSLEDHLHDLPPDGKHLDWNTRMKIAAGAAKGLEHLHVKANPPVIYRDLKCSNILLGEGYHPKLSDFGLAKLGPVGDNTHVSTRVMGTYGYCAPEYAMTGQLTLKSDVYSFGVVLLEIITGRKAIDNSRAAGEHNLVTWARPLFRDRRKFWQIADPMLQGQYPVRGMYQALAVAAMCVQEHPNMRPVIADVVTALNYLASQKYDPEARQSHSSHTASSTPRSRREVLSSQGKTL encoded by the exons ATGAGTTGGTTCCTGTGTTCCGGCGAGTTAAGCAGTAAAGctgcaaagaagaagaagatcaagaagaacaagccaGAAGATCAGATCTCATCAATTTCAG AAAAACTGAAGGAAAATTCAGGACTGTCTGTAAAGGAGGCTTCTAAGGACGGAGGCTCTGGTCACATTGCAGCACATACATTTACATTTCGAGAATTGGCAGTGGCAACAAAGAACTTTCGAGCAGATTGTATTTTAGGTGAAGGAGGTTTTGGTCAAGTTTATAAGGGGCGCTTGGAGAGCACGAATCAG GTAGTGGCCATAAAGCAACTTGATTCCAATGGGCTTCAAGGGAACAGGGAATTCCTCGTCGAAGTATTAATGTTGAGCCTACTTCACCATCCCAATCTTGTGAACTTAGTAGGCTATTGTGCTGATGGGGATCAGAGGCTTTTGGTATACGAGTACATGCCATTGGGATCTTTGGAAGACCATCTGCACG ATCTACCGCCAGATGGAAAACATCTTGACTGGAACACGAGAATGAAAATAGCTGCTGGTGCTGCAAAAGGCTTGGAGCATTTGCACGTGAAAGCAAACCCTCCTGTTATTTATCGTGATCTTAAATGCTCAAACATTTTACTTGGGGAAGGGTACCATCCTAAGCTATCGGATTTTGGCTTGGCAAAGTTGGGTCCTGTGGGAGATAATACTCATGTTTCCACTAGGGTGATGGGAACCTATGGATATTGTGCCCCTGAATATGCAATGACTGGTCAGCTCACATTGAAATCAGATGTATACAGCTTTGGGGTTGTTCTTCTGGAAATCATTACCGGAAGAAAGGCAATTGACAATTCCAGGGCTGCTGGGGAACACAATTTGGTCACATGG GCCCGCCCCTTGTTTAGAGATCGGAGGAAATTTTGGCAGATTGCTGATCCAATGCTCCAAGGTCAGTATCCGGTGAGGGGAATGTATCAAGCTCTTGCCGTTGCTGCAATGTGTGTCCAGGAACACCCTAATATGCGACCTGTCATAGCAGATGTGGTCACAGCCCTTAATTACCTTGCTTCCCAAAAGTATGATCCTGAAGCACGGCAATCACACAGCTCTCACACCGCATCGTCCACTCCTAGGTCTAGGAGGGAAGTTTTAAGTTCACAAGGGAAGACTTTATGA
- the LOC137735117 gene encoding uncharacterized protein, with product MKSATKVSLNPFVAYEHKRDAYGFAVRPQHVQRYREYASIYKEEEEERSERWKSFLELQAESTELPVDGLSKGQDNQTSLVEASEKELGSKLEKGGDDDDLSAQKTGSDSPTKNDNDKEELADNDKKAHGIQIWNEIRPSLHAIESLMSIRVKKKKSISKHEQDTGTGKPLTSIEEARSPKGASEEDSEDVFYDVERSDPVQDVPSSDSQSASATGVASDTVDSESLFPWKEELEVLVRGGVPMALRGELWQAFVGVKARRVDNYYQDLLASETNAGSDVEKHSSELDSNSKLSARDPVSVPEKWKGQIEKDLPRTFPGHPALDVDGRNALRRLLTAYARHNPTVGYCQAMNFFAGLLLLLMPEENAFWALMGLLDDYFDGYYSEEMIESQVDQLVFEELVHERFPKLVNHLDYLGVQVAWVTGPWFLTIFMNMLPWESVLRVWDVLLFEGNRVMLFRTALALMELYGPALVTTKDAGDAVTLLQSLAGSTFDSSQLVLTACMGYQNVNETRLQELRNKHRPAVIVAIEERSKGLRAWKDSQGLASKLYNFKQDPKSLIIETKKAERNTQTNGDLSRSESGFSNADEILISLTGNGEVDSVPDPQEQVVWLKVELCKLLEEKRSAELRAEELETALMEMVKQDNRRQLSAKVEQLEQEVAELRRALSDKQEQESVMLQVLMRVEQEQRLTEDARRFSEQDAEAQRYAAQVLQEKYEEAAAALAEMEKRAVMAESMLEATLQYQSGQIKTQSPRSVSSPVQSNQEPTQEIPARRISLLGRPFGLGWRDRNKGKPANSEEPNDGKSTGEGQSPTAEAEVKETNGVKAEDKE from the exons ATGAAATCCGCCACCAAAGTCTCGCTCAACCCGTTCGTCGCCTACGAGCACAAGAG GGATGCTTATGGATTTGCTGTGAGACCTCAGCATGTACAACGATACCGAGAATATGCCAGTATCTACAAG gaagaagaggaggaaagaTCAGAAAGGTGGAAGTCTTTCCTGGAACTACAAGCAGAGTCTACTGAATTGCCCGTTGATGGATTATCAAAGGGACAGGATAACCAGACCTCGCTTGTAGAAGCCTCAGAGAAAGAACTAGGCTCCAAATTGGAGAAGGGTGGTGATGACGATGATTTAAGTGCCCAGAAGACGGGTTCTGATTCTCCAACCAAAAACGATAATGACAAGGAGGAACTGGCAGATAACGACAAAAAAGCTCATGGGATTCAAATATGGAATGAGATTAGACCTTCCCTTCATGCCATTGAGAGTTTGATGAGTATTCGtgtaaagaagaagaagagtatATCAAAGCATGAGCAGGACACAGGAACTGGGAAGCCACTTACTTCTATTGAAGAGGCTAGATCCCCAAAAGGAGCATCTGAGGAGGACTCTGAGGATGTGTTTTATGACGTGGAAAGGTCAGACCCAGTTCAAGATGTCCCTTCGAGTGACAGTCAGAGTGCGTCTGCAACCGGTGTTGCTTCTGACACGGTTGATTCTGAATCTTTATTTCCTTGGAAAGAAGAATTGGAGGTTCTTGTTCGTGGTGGAGTGCCAATGGCTCTCAGGGGAGAG CTTTGGCAAGCCTTTGTGGGTGTGAAGGCACGGCGTGTGGATAACTATTACCAGGATCTGCTAGCTTCTGAAACTAATGCtggtagtgatgtggaaaaacATAGCTCGGAATTAGACAGTAATAGCAAATTGTCAGCAAGAGATCCTGTATCTGTACCTGAAAAATGGAAAGGGCAGATTGAGAAG GATCTACCTCGAACATTTCCTGGTCACCCTGCTCTTGATGTAGATGGTAGAAATGCTTTGAGGCGTTTGCTTACCGCATATGCACGACACAATCCCACTGTTGGGTACTGTCAG GCCATGAATTTTTTTGCCGGCTTATTACTACTTCTCATGCCTGAAGAAAATGCCTTTTG GGCTTTGATGGGACTCTTAGATGATTATTTTGATGGCTATTACTCAGAGGAAATGATAGAATCTCAG GTGGATCAGCTTGTTTTTGAGGAGTTGGTGCATGAGAGATTTCCTAAATTGG TCAACCATCTAGATTACCTGGGAGTGCAGGTGGCATGGGTTACCGGACCATGGTTCCTTACCATTTTCATGAACATGCTTCCATGGGAAAGTG TTCTTCGAGTCTGGGACGTTCTTCTTTTTGAAGGGAACCGCGTGATGCTATTCAGGACAGCACTTGCTTTGATGGAGTTATATG GCCCTGCGCTAGTTACTACCAAGGATGCTGGAGATGCAGTTACTCTTCTGCAATCACTTGCTGGCTCTACATTTGATAGCAGTCAACTGGTATTGACAGCTTGCATGGGTTACCAAAATGTAAATGAAACTAGATTAcaagagttgagaaataaacATCGGCCAGCTGTAATTGTCGCTATTGAAGAAAGATCGAAGGGACTTCGGGCTTGGAAAGATTCTCAGGGTCTAGCATCGAAGCTATATAATTTTAAGCAAGATCCTAAATCATTGATAATAGAGACAAAGAAAGCAGAGCGAAATACACAGACAAATGGTGATTTATCTCGTTCAGAGTCTGGGTTCTCTAATGCAGATGAAATTCTAATTAGCCTGACTGGAAATGGGGAAGTAGATTCTGTTCCAGATCCTCAAGAGCAG GTCGTATGGTTGAAGGTTGAATTATGCAAGCTGCTGGAGGAGAAAAGATCTGCTGAACTCAG AGCTGAGGAGTTGGAGACAGCATTGATGGAGATGGTCAAGCAAGATAATCGTCGGCAATTGAGTGCCAAG GTTGAGCAATTAGAGCAAGAGGTTGCTGAACTTCGCCGAGCCCTTTCTGATAAGCAGGAACAGGAGAGTGTCATGCTCCAG GTCTTAATGCGAGTAGAACAAGAGCAGAGACTAACAGAAGATGCCCGCAGATTTTCTGAGCAAGATGCAGAAGCACAGAGATATGCTGCTCAAGTGCTTCAG GAGAAGTATGAAGAGGCTGCTGCTGCGCTTGCGGAAATGGAGAAGAGAGCTGTTATGGCAGAATCTATGTTGGAGGCTACTTTGCAATACCAATCTGGTCAAATTAAAACACAATCTCCACG ATCTGTATCTTCACCAGTACAAAGCAATCAAGAGCCGACACAAGAAATTCCTGCTAGAAGGATTAGTTTGCTAGGTCGACCATTTGGCCTTGGTTGGCGCGACCGGAACAAG GGAAAACCTGCTAACAGTGAGGAGCCAAATGATGGCAAATCGACCGGTGAAGGACAGAGCCCCACCGCAGAAGCAGAAGTAAAAGAGACGAATGGCGTTAAAGCGGAAGATAAAGAATAG